A genome region from Sulfurovum sp. TSL6 includes the following:
- a CDS encoding MoaD/ThiS family protein has product MVKVEFLGPIGKAPMEMEASTLADVSAQLKEDDSLIKWLDKCAVALNDTMVNDLATELKDGDRISILPPVCGG; this is encoded by the coding sequence ATGGTAAAAGTAGAATTTTTAGGTCCCATCGGTAAAGCACCGATGGAGATGGAAGCTTCGACATTGGCAGATGTCTCCGCGCAACTCAAAGAAGATGATAGTTTGATCAAATGGCTAGATAAATGTGCAGTAGCACTCAATGATACGATGGTGAACGATCTAGCAACTGAACTTAAAGATGGTGACAGGATATCTATCTTGCCTCCTGTGTGTGGTGGATAA
- a CDS encoding molybdopterin molybdotransferase MoeA, whose translation MAFMHFDESLQMIQDLRIKNYKTKKLYLVDARGYVLAEDIVADHNSPEFPTSAMDGYAIIHEDMTLGTLKVGSINPAGSALKEEVIGGTCIKTFTGSLMPHGADTLIPIENVEVDGDEIIIKEEVPQGFAVREVGENYEKGQMLIPKGTKIDFPQIGVMASLNIENVLVYEKPTVAILSTGSELLELGEEQTNDSQIRSSNNYILEAIVNKYDGVPMQLGCIKDDKETITKEISAALEKSDIVVTTGGVSVGDFDFVKDVIYEIGCDVVFKGVRVKPGQHIMVARKDDKFIIGLPGFAYSSTVTALLYLVPLIEKLQQGKSSLRKVKAKLKEPFLKRAKKAEFTACNVNLMQGEYYVDFKDKKVGSSAILTNMLGDVALLVTSEDDTSKAVGDEVTVLLLG comes from the coding sequence ATGGCATTTATGCATTTTGATGAATCACTCCAGATGATACAAGATCTTAGGATAAAGAATTATAAAACAAAAAAACTTTATTTGGTAGATGCACGGGGGTATGTACTGGCTGAAGATATTGTGGCAGACCATAACTCTCCGGAGTTCCCTACCTCTGCGATGGATGGCTATGCTATTATTCATGAAGATATGACACTGGGAACGCTCAAAGTGGGAAGTATCAATCCTGCAGGTTCTGCACTCAAAGAAGAAGTGATAGGCGGTACATGCATCAAGACTTTTACAGGTTCACTGATGCCACATGGTGCTGATACACTTATTCCTATAGAAAATGTAGAAGTGGATGGTGATGAGATCATCATTAAAGAAGAGGTACCCCAAGGGTTTGCTGTACGTGAAGTAGGGGAGAACTATGAAAAAGGGCAAATGCTTATTCCTAAAGGAACTAAAATAGACTTCCCTCAAATAGGTGTCATGGCCAGTTTAAACATCGAAAATGTGCTTGTCTATGAGAAGCCAACCGTAGCTATTCTATCGACAGGTTCAGAATTACTGGAATTAGGGGAAGAACAAACCAACGATTCTCAGATAAGAAGTTCCAATAATTATATCCTTGAAGCAATAGTCAATAAGTATGATGGTGTACCTATGCAACTGGGATGCATCAAAGATGATAAAGAAACCATCACTAAAGAAATTTCTGCTGCCTTAGAAAAATCTGATATTGTTGTGACGACAGGCGGAGTGAGTGTCGGCGACTTTGACTTTGTGAAAGATGTTATTTATGAAATTGGTTGTGATGTAGTGTTTAAGGGTGTACGTGTAAAACCTGGACAGCATATCATGGTAGCACGCAAGGATGATAAGTTTATTATCGGGCTTCCGGGATTTGCTTATTCTTCTACTGTGACGGCATTACTTTACTTGGTCCCACTGATAGAAAAACTGCAACAGGGAAAATCTTCTCTGAGAAAAGTAAAAGCCAAGCTTAAAGAGCCATTTCTAAAACGTGCCAAAAAAGCAGAGTTTACAGCTTGTAATGTAAATCTTATGCAAGGGGAGTACTATGTTGACTTTAAAGACAAAAAAGTAGGTTCCTCGGCTATCCTTACGAATATGCTTGGGGATGTAGCCCTTCTAGTTACTTCAGAAGATGATACTTCCAAAGCCGTTGGAGATGAAGTCACTGTTTTGCTTCTTGGTTAA
- a CDS encoding LexA family transcriptional regulator yields MLVLSEIIEKLKDVLSESTIGKKVFDKDVATALNIPQATFATMKKRNSIPYEEILEFCALKKISVNWLFFDQAVDMLKEETEKFFQVRYFSDIRASAGGGAYGFDEDFETISIDEKIMHNMVGLGNTELEAIHVDGESMEPTLQDGSIVFIDRTETNINKNGIFIASTTGGLFIKRIQQRADGMIELISDNSMYPPQAVASDEVTIVGKVVGNIESL; encoded by the coding sequence ATGTTAGTACTTAGTGAAATTATCGAGAAGTTAAAAGATGTACTCTCAGAGAGTACCATAGGGAAAAAAGTGTTTGACAAAGATGTGGCTACTGCACTGAATATTCCCCAGGCAACGTTTGCAACGATGAAAAAAAGAAACTCCATTCCTTATGAAGAGATACTGGAGTTTTGTGCGCTTAAGAAGATCTCTGTGAACTGGCTCTTTTTTGACCAAGCCGTTGATATGCTCAAAGAGGAGACAGAGAAGTTTTTTCAGGTACGGTATTTTTCTGATATCCGAGCAAGTGCAGGTGGGGGTGCTTATGGATTTGATGAAGATTTTGAGACGATATCCATAGATGAAAAAATTATGCACAATATGGTTGGACTAGGGAACACAGAACTGGAAGCTATTCATGTCGATGGTGAATCTATGGAGCCAACTTTACAGGATGGCAGCATTGTTTTCATCGATAGAACAGAAACCAATATCAATAAAAATGGCATATTCATTGCATCAACTACGGGAGGATTGTTCATCAAACGTATCCAGCAGCGTGCAGATGGTATGATAGAGCTTATTTCTGATAACAGTATGTACCCACCACAAGCGGTTGCTTCTGATGAAGTAACGATTGTAGGTAAGGTTGTTGGTAATATCGAAAGTTTATAG
- a CDS encoding molybdenum cofactor biosynthesis protein MoaE, translating into MELYHGPLDTKEIFGRWLDEQAESNYGAYIPFVGTIRAEDDIEALSFDIYEPILQKWFDAWQEKAAALGAVVKMAHSIGDVPVHTSSYISAVFSPKRRVALELIDEFVEDFKANAPIWKYDVKKGERIYAADRSTPMNGSGLLS; encoded by the coding sequence GTGGAACTCTACCATGGACCGTTAGATACCAAAGAGATCTTTGGTCGTTGGCTTGATGAGCAGGCAGAGTCAAATTATGGTGCCTATATCCCTTTTGTGGGAACGATACGTGCTGAAGACGATATAGAAGCACTGAGTTTTGATATCTATGAACCGATACTGCAAAAATGGTTTGATGCGTGGCAGGAGAAAGCTGCTGCTCTAGGGGCAGTGGTAAAAATGGCACACTCCATTGGAGATGTTCCCGTACATACTTCTTCTTATATCTCTGCTGTATTTTCTCCTAAACGTAGAGTGGCATTGGAGCTTATTGATGAATTTGTGGAAGATTTTAAAGCCAATGCCCCTATATGGAAGTATGATGTGAAAAAAGGTGAACGCATTTACGCAGCAGACAGAAGTACTCCGATGAACGGCTCAGGTTTATTAAGTTAA